In Armatimonadota bacterium, the sequence GATATCGGCTTGACAGTGAAATTATTAGATTCGTCAATAAGCAGCTCAAAGGCCGGAAACCCATGTTCATTGGATGCACAGGAAAGCGAAGTAAACTAAATGGTTCGGCATCCCCTGATGCCGGACATGATTCAGTTGTTACGGAAAGCCGTTATCCTAAAAGCAATAAACAACAGATGTGATAATCTGTCATTCCCGCGAAAGCGGGAATCTAGGCGCTGTTGCCGTATTAGGGCGCAAACTCTCTGGATTCCCGATCAAGTCGGGAATGACACGGTTGTTGGAGCGGCCGGAAATAACATTGTTTATGTGGATGTGGGAATCTAGAAAAAGATGAACCAATACTACGTATACATTCTTGCAAGCAAGAGAAATGGAACACTATATGTCGGCGTTACTAATAATCTCCAGCGCAGAATGTATGAACACAAGCAAGGAAAGCTAGAAGGCTTCACCAAGAAGTATAATGTTAATATGCTTGTCTATTTCGACCAAACTTCAGATGTGAATGCTGCCATAGCCCGAGAGAAACAAATAAAGAAATGGAATAGGGCTTGGAAGCTTCAGCTTATAGAGTCGATGAATCCG encodes:
- a CDS encoding GIY-YIG nuclease family protein, translating into MNQYYVYILASKRNGTLYVGVTNNLQRRMYEHKQGKLEGFTKKYNVNMLVYFDQTSDVNAAIAREKQIKKWNRAWKLQLIESMNPNWDDLAADWFLKENDK